The genomic window AGCCAAGCAGAAAACAATTTTCTTTCTATACCGCATTAATTCAAAAATATGGTACGTGTTATTAGTAATACTCAGCTTTGTAAACTGGGATGTTTTAATTCTGAACTACAACCTACAAAACGCCAATCAAATTGGAATAGATGTAAACCATTTGATGAGCTTTTCTCACAAAACCCTACCCCTACTACAGAAAAACAGAGAAATATTACTTAAACAAGCGCTAATAGATGCCGAAAAAGAACAGGCTAGTCATGATGAAATAACCGCAGCAGTAGACTCGGTAGCTACAGGCGTTGCAATAGTTGCAGCAGAAGGCACAAACGCAAAAGCGCCACTAAGCAAAGTTAAAAAAAAGCGATAACAATTAAAAATGCAAAAGATGCCTTTAACCAAAGGCTAAACGATAAGATAGCGTACTTTTTACAAGATCAGCAAAAAGGTTCGTGGCGTTCGTTTAGTTATTTGAATTGGGAGGTAGAAAAAAGCCTCAAGCGCCTGCCTTAAACAACTTTTCTGGTATTTTCTATCTATACAAGGCTTTCCACCCCTAATAAACAATTTGTATAAAACGCAAAAGCCCACGATTAAAAAAATCGTAGGCTTTTGTGCTTATTGGTAAATACCAATTAACCTTTAAAATGATCTATAATCAAATTAGCTAATTCTGTACCGATACGCTCTTGGGCCTCGTTGGTAGAAGCGCCAATATGCGGTGTTAACGAAATTTTTGGATGCGCCAATAATTCAGCAGCCGGAGTTGGCTCATTGTCAAACACATCTAAACCAGCAAAGGCAACTTTACCCGAGTTCAAAGCTTCAATTAAAGCAGGCTCGTCAATAGTGCCACCACGTGAGCAGTTTACCACACCCACACCTTGCTTCATCGCTGCAAATTCAGCAGCGCCTAAAATAGGTTTATCGGCAAATGGTGTATGTAACGAGATAAAATCACTGTTTGCAATTACCTCTTCTAAAGAAACGGTATTTACCGGAATATCAACCTTAATACCTAAAGTTAAATTCAAAGTAATGTTGCCACTAAAAGGAAATAAATCGTAAGCTAATACGTTCATTCCCAATCCTAAAGCTACCGCAGCAGTTTCTCTACCAATTCTACCGAAACCAATGATACCGATAGTTTTACCTCTTAGCTCGACACCTTTTGCGTAAGCTTTTTTAAGATCGTTGAATTTAGCACCACCTTCTACAGGCATTTTGCGGTTAGCATCTTGCAAGAAACGTACGCCAGTAAACAAGTGAGCAAACACCAATTCTGCAACAGATAAAGATGAAGCCGCAGGCGTATTTACCACCGCAATACCTTTAGATCTTGCGTAATCAACATCGATATTATCCATACCCACACCGCCTCTACCTATTAAACTAAGGTTAGGGCAAGCATCTATTAATTCTTTTCTAACTTTGGTAGCACTTCTTACAGTTAAACCATCGTAGTTTTGTAATGCTGCTACTAATTGATCTTGAGGCACTGTTTGTGTTTCTACCGTATGCCCAGCATCTTCTAATAATTTTTTTCCTATTGGATCTATGCCATCATTGGCAAGTATTTTAGCCATTTTTTATTTTTTATGTTTTTCTTCGAAACTTTGCATTAAATCTATGAGCGCATGTACGCTGGTAATTGGAAGTGCATTATACATCGATGCTCTGAAACCTCCAACACTTCTGTGTCCTTTTAAGCCTTCAAAACCATTTTCATCAGCATATTTTGCAAAAGGTTTTTCCAATTCTGGATCTTCCATTACGAAACAAACATTCATACGAGAACGATCTTCTACGGCACAGGTTCCTTTAAACAAAGTGTTTCTATCAATTTCTTTGTAAAGTGCATTTGCTTTAGCAATATTTTCTTTCTCCATTTCGGCAACGCCACCCTTAGATTTTAACCATCTTAGGTTTAACATGGCTGTGTAAATAGAAAATACTGGCGGCGTGTTGTACATAGAACCACCATCAATGTGCGATTTATAGTCTAACATCGAAGGAATAGCTCTTCCTGTTTTACCTAAAATTTCATCTTTGATAATTACGATGGTTAAACCAGCAGGGCCAATGTTTTTCTGTGCACCAGCATAAATCAAATCGTATTTGGCAACGTCAATTTCGCGGCTCATAATGTCTGATGACATATCGCAAACCACAGGAACTTTAGTTACCGGCAATTCGAATAACTCGGTACCGTAAATGGTATTGTTAGAAGTATAGTGGAAATAAGCACTATCTTCTGGAATTACGTAATCTTTAGGAATGAAAGTGTAGTTAGCATCTTTTGAAGAAGCTACCACATTGGCTTTACCGAAAAACTTAACTTCTTTAAGTGCTTTGGTAGCCCAAACGCCTGTATCTAAATACGCAGCAGTTCCACCTTCTGGCAATAAGTTCATCGGCACCATAGAAAACTGCAGGCTTGCACCACCTTGTAATAACAGTACGGAATATCCGGAAGGTACATTTAAAAGTTCTTTTACCAATTTTACGGTTTCCTCTACCACACCATCAAATTCGGGTGAGCGATGGGAGATTTCTAAAATTGATAATCCGTCTTTAAAATCTAGTACTGCAGCAGAAGCCTGTTTAAAAACTTCTTGCGGTAAAATACATGGACCAGCTCCAAAATTATGTCTCATTTTTATTGTTTTTGATTGGTGTAAAATTAACACTTTGATATTAATTATTCGGCTTTTTTATCAACTAAATAATCAACATGACAATAGTTTAAGAAAAAGGAAAAACCGAATTGTAGCATATTAACAACTAACTATACAAAATTACCTTTAACTAACAAGCAATATTATCAAATTAAGGATTTTTTTCGAAAAGCAGTGGTAATAGTTCTTAGGCTAATGTAGCCCCGTTTTACGCTTTACTTCTCCCGATAAAACCTGTGAAAAAGACAAGCATACAATAAAACAACAAAATACTGAAGGTTAAATCGGGATCGTGTTCGCTGCAACCGGGTTTAGTTAACTAACAACTGTGCACAACACTTGCTTGCCAAACCCGATAGTAGCGAACACGTTTGGCAAACCTGTGTGTTTGCCGACGAAGTAAAGCGAATAGCGGGACTGCCATTAAAAAATGTGAAGAACACTGATTTTCAAGAAAGAATAAAAACTTAGTTGCCTTTCAACTTAAAAACCAACTTAAAATTCAGTTGCCTACCAGTTAAATAATTAGGAATAGCGTAATTAACATTATTCACATCTTTAAGCCAAAGGTACGATACGGTATTATTGATATTCAACAAGTTAAACACCTCCGCATAGGCAATTACGCTACTAAAATATTTGCTTAAAAACTGGGGTTTCTTTATGGCCTGTGCATCTAAAAAATCGTTAGAAAAACCAATATCTACCCTGCGGTAAGCGGGGATACTAAAATCGTCTGTATAGGCAGCGATTTGTGGAGAACCTATGGGCAACCTCGAACCGTACAACAAATTTAAGTGTACTTTGTAAGTTGGACTATTAAACAATCGATCCTGAAAAAACATGGAAAAATTTACGCGTTGGTCGGTTGGTCTTTTTAAATAGCCAGGGTAAATGGTTTCGTTTTGACCATTTGCGTTTCGTTTTACATAGCTATCTCCTATTACATCCTGATTGGCACTTAAAAATGAAAGCCTAAAAAACGACATCAAGTCTTTAACTAACTCACCGCCTAGCGAAAAATCTGCTCCATAGGTATGGCCTTTAGCTACTTGATTTGCCAAATATTTTACCCTTACGTTATCAATGGTGTAAGGAATCATTTGGTCTGCATATTTATAATATACTTCTGAAGTAAACTTTAACCTAGTTCCCAATCCAGTAAATGCTACATCATACCCCGCAGAAACATTGTAAGAACGTTGCGACTTTTGATTTAAAAACAAAGAGCCATCTAAACCTCTAATGCTTCTGTAACTTGGCGCCTGGCGGTAAATACCTGCGGTAAACCGCCAAAGTTTATATTCTTCTGGTCGGTACAGCATCAACAACCTCGGGCTTACCAAAACCTCTCCACTTAAATTGTTATAGCTAACACGAGCGCCCAATTGTACATCGGTTTTACCAGAAATTGCATAGCTATCTTGTAAATACGCAGAAATAGAATTGATTTTGAGTTGATTGTTAGATAAAATGGCATTTTCGAAAGTAAAGGAATTGGTGTTTGATGGCAAAATATAACCCGCAGAGTCGATGTAACTATATTCGTTCATTTGATCTACGTACTTTGCCTGTTCAAATCTAGCGCCATAAGTAAAACTGTGCTTCCCTGTTTGATGTTCTACTTTAAGTTCGGTGCTTGCAATGGTAGAATTTAGGCTGTTACGGGCATAACTGTAATAGCTGCCCAATCCTCTGTTTTTTCTAACCGGGCCAAAACCGCCATCGCTGTAATTGTTATCTATTTCCTCGAAAACATAATTGCCATCAATATCAAACTTTTCGCGTTCTACAATTTCGAAATAACTATTGATCCATTTTATAGATACGTTTTTGTTTGGGTTAAACAAGCCTGTAACAGCGCCTCCGTAAGTATAGTAATCGTCTATTTCCTGTCCTTCGTAGTCTACTTTTAAACGTATTGGGTTATTGATGGTTCCAAACTGGGTTTCTCTACTCTCCG from Pedobacter sp. SL55 includes these protein-coding regions:
- a CDS encoding D-2-hydroxyacid dehydrogenase, translating into MAKILANDGIDPIGKKLLEDAGHTVETQTVPQDQLVAALQNYDGLTVRSATKVRKELIDACPNLSLIGRGGVGMDNIDVDYARSKGIAVVNTPAASSLSVAELVFAHLFTGVRFLQDANRKMPVEGGAKFNDLKKAYAKGVELRGKTIGIIGFGRIGRETAAVALGLGMNVLAYDLFPFSGNITLNLTLGIKVDIPVNTVSLEEVIANSDFISLHTPFADKPILGAAEFAAMKQGVGVVNCSRGGTIDEPALIEALNSGKVAFAGLDVFDNEPTPAAELLAHPKISLTPHIGASTNEAQERIGTELANLIIDHFKG
- the serC gene encoding 3-phosphoserine/phosphohydroxythreonine transaminase — encoded protein: MRHNFGAGPCILPQEVFKQASAAVLDFKDGLSILEISHRSPEFDGVVEETVKLVKELLNVPSGYSVLLLQGGASLQFSMVPMNLLPEGGTAAYLDTGVWATKALKEVKFFGKANVVASSKDANYTFIPKDYVIPEDSAYFHYTSNNTIYGTELFELPVTKVPVVCDMSSDIMSREIDVAKYDLIYAGAQKNIGPAGLTIVIIKDEILGKTGRAIPSMLDYKSHIDGGSMYNTPPVFSIYTAMLNLRWLKSKGGVAEMEKENIAKANALYKEIDRNTLFKGTCAVEDRSRMNVCFVMEDPELEKPFAKYADENGFEGLKGHRSVGGFRASMYNALPITSVHALIDLMQSFEEKHKK
- a CDS encoding TonB-dependent receptor; protein product: MTKKALFLLLLLFSSFAVIAQQSVVKITGVVKDEKNQPLPKVTVSLVGLAATAVTDEQGKYSIQSRLSNFSLRFKLVGFRIETIKFSESKGVEVQKDVVLKPDVKELKTVKVTNKQTQLNNAQSVGIIDVPSLPTVSMNFEAVLKTLPGVSTNNELSSQYSVRGGSFDENLIYVNDIEINRPILIRNGQQEGLSFINPDFVSSARFSAGGFNARYNDKLSSVLDVKYNQPDSSEYILTAGLMGISATAKKSFKNSHLLLGFRRKDNRNILSTQDTRGSYRPSFNDFQALYQHNFNAKFSINTLLNFNSGSFRLVPESRETQFGTINNPIRLKVDYEGQEIDDYYTYGGAVTGLFNPNKNVSIKWINSYFEIVEREKFDIDGNYVFEEIDNNYSDGGFGPVRKNRGLGSYYSYARNSLNSTIASTELKVEHQTGKHSFTYGARFEQAKYVDQMNEYSYIDSAGYILPSNTNSFTFENAILSNNQLKINSISAYLQDSYAISGKTDVQLGARVSYNNLSGEVLVSPRLLMLYRPEEYKLWRFTAGIYRQAPSYRSIRGLDGSLFLNQKSQRSYNVSAGYDVAFTGLGTRLKFTSEVYYKYADQMIPYTIDNVRVKYLANQVAKGHTYGADFSLGGELVKDLMSFFRLSFLSANQDVIGDSYVKRNANGQNETIYPGYLKRPTDQRVNFSMFFQDRLFNSPTYKVHLNLLYGSRLPIGSPQIAAYTDDFSIPAYRRVDIGFSNDFLDAQAIKKPQFLSKYFSSVIAYAEVFNLLNINNTVSYLWLKDVNNVNYAIPNYLTGRQLNFKLVFKLKGN